A window from Centropristis striata isolate RG_2023a ecotype Rhode Island chromosome 2, C.striata_1.0, whole genome shotgun sequence encodes these proteins:
- the LOC131981520 gene encoding gastrin-releasing peptide receptor-like, translating to MDHLCTNASRSVTALQSTARTMWLTGVVIASVYGVISVLGLIGNITLIKTFCSAKSIRNVPNLFMSSLALGDVLLLVTCAPVDASRYLSEEWLFGRVGCKVIPFIQLTSVGVSVFTLTALSADRYRAIVKPLDIQTSSTTSSIVLRAALIWLFSLVLAIPEAVFSDLHTFNITSSNESFVTCAPYPHAGELHPKIHSMASFLIFYVIPLLVISVYYTFIARSLMRSASNLPVEGNVHARRQVESRKRLAKTVLVFVGLFAVCWLPCHVIYLYRSYHYSQVDTSLVHFLSSVVARILAFTNSCLNPFALYLLSETFQKQFNQQLCCCCRILKRSSQSPTHYNTHVTSVRSSHHSMASQGIFNGRRAYQEDCV from the exons ATGGACCATCTGTGCACAAACGCGTCGCGCAGCGTCACTGCTCTCCAAAGCACGGCACGGACGATGTGGCTCACCGGGGTGGTCATCGCTTCAGTTTACGGTGTGATCAGCGTGTTGGGGCTAATTGGCAACATAACCCTCATCAAGACGTTTTGCTCGGCCAAATCCATCCGCAATGTGCCGAATCTCTTCATGTCCAGCCTTGCGCTCGGGGACGTTTTACTGCTGGTGACCTGCGCTCCGGTGGACGCCAGCCGCTACCTGTCAGAGGAGTGGCTGTTCGGGAGAGTGGGCTGTAAAGTCATCCCCTTCATCCAGCTCACCTCGGTCGGGGTGTCTGTGTTCACTCTCACTGCCCTCTCAGCTGACAG gtACAGGGCCATAGTGAAGCCACTGGACATCCAAACATCGAGCACCACCTCCAGTATTGTCCTGCGGGCGGCGCTCATCTGGCTCTTCTCTCTGGTCCTTGCTATCCCTGAGGCCGTCTTTTCTGacctccacaccttcaacaTCACCTCATCTAATGAGAGCTTTGTCACCTGCGCTCCTTATCCCCATGCTGGGGAACTGCACCCTAAGATCCACTCCATGGCCTCCTTCCTTATTTTCTACGTCatccccctgctggtcatatCCGTGTACTACACCTTCATCGCCCGGAGCCTGATGAGGAGCGCCTCAAACCTGCCTGTGGAGGGGAACGTGCATGCAAGACGACAG GTTGAATCAAGAAAGCGTTTGGCCAAGACGGTGCTGGTGTTCGTTGGTCTCTTTGCAGTGTGCTGGCTTCCCTGTCATGTCATCTACTTGTACCGCTCCTATCACTACTCCCAG GTGGACACTTCTCTGGTTCACTTTTTGTCCAGCGTCGTAGCTCGTATCCTGGCCTTCACCAACTCCTGCCTCAACCCCTTCGCCCTCTACCTGCTGAGCGAGACCTTCCAGAAGCAGTTCAACCAGCAGCTGTGTTGCTGTTGTCGGATCCTCAAACGCTCCTCGCAGAGCCCGACACATTATAACACCCATGTAACATCTGTTCGCAGCTCACATCACTCCATGGCAAGCCAGGGCATATTCAACGGCAGAAGGGCCTATCAGGAGGACTGTGTGTGA